The following coding sequences are from one Leptolyngbya sp. NIES-3755 window:
- a CDS encoding hypothetical protein (similar to AA sequence:cyanobase_aa:MAE07520), which yields MTARVFLDTNLWIYFFTKKPYDKALAVAEVIAAHSDDSSLLVSTQVLGEIYHVLTRKTFYSKQQCQAIIQDLDRAFSPIVPIDTATVSKALEINDRYSFSY from the coding sequence ATGACCGCTAGAGTTTTCTTAGATACAAATCTGTGGATCTATTTCTTCACTAAGAAGCCCTACGATAAAGCTCTAGCAGTTGCGGAAGTGATTGCTGCTCATTCTGATGATTCTTCACTGCTTGTAAGCACCCAAGTTCTGGGAGAAATTTATCACGTCCTGACTCGAAAAACTTTCTACTCGAAACAACAATGTCAGGCAATTATCCAAGATCTCGATCGAGCATTCTCCCCTATCGTACCGATCGACACCGCTACAGTTTCCAAAGCGCTTGAAATTAACGATCGCTATTCTTTCTCTTACTAG
- a CDS encoding H+transporting two-sector ATPase subunit B/B' (similar to AA sequence:cyanobase_aa:LBDG_17150): protein MEMYLRLASGVIHPLLAEAEGGGFGFNFDILETNLINLSIVIAIVVYFGRGFLGKALTERRTTIETAISEAEARKKTAAAKLAEQQQKLAQAQQEATKIRSDAEAAAKKASDEILAKAEQDIVRMRETAAADISSEQERIINELRQRVANMALQRAEGELPGRLNDDSQQRLVDRSIALLSEG from the coding sequence ATGGAAATGTATTTGCGACTAGCCAGCGGAGTGATTCACCCGCTCTTGGCAGAAGCAGAGGGGGGCGGTTTCGGATTCAACTTCGATATTCTCGAAACCAACCTGATTAACCTCAGCATCGTGATTGCGATCGTTGTTTATTTTGGACGTGGTTTTTTAGGTAAAGCTTTGACCGAACGCCGGACCACGATCGAGACTGCGATTTCAGAAGCAGAAGCTCGTAAGAAGACCGCCGCCGCGAAACTCGCTGAACAACAGCAGAAGCTCGCTCAAGCGCAACAGGAAGCGACCAAGATTCGATCGGATGCGGAAGCTGCCGCGAAAAAGGCAAGCGATGAAATTCTTGCGAAAGCGGAACAAGATATCGTTCGGATGCGCGAAACCGCAGCAGCAGATATTTCATCGGAGCAAGAACGGATCATCAACGAACTGCGTCAGCGAGTGGCAAATATGGCACTGCAACGCGCCGAAGGTGAACTGCCTGGACGCTTAAATGATGATTCTCAGCAGCGGTTAGTCGATCGCAGTATTGCGTTATTGAGCGAGGGATAA
- a CDS encoding ATP synthase subunit b (similar to AA sequence:cyanobase_aa:LBDG_17160), with product MFDFDATLPLMAVQFLLLVAVLNIVFFKPLTKVVEERNDFIRGTEADAKERLAKSEALAKQYETELAESRRAYQQTIAKAQAEANQIAAQKIAAAQQEAQQQREQTQKELDQQKQEALSTLEQQVEALSREILDKLLAGV from the coding sequence ATGTTTGATTTTGATGCAACGCTGCCGTTGATGGCGGTGCAATTTTTACTATTGGTTGCAGTGTTGAACATTGTGTTCTTTAAGCCATTAACCAAAGTGGTCGAAGAGCGTAATGATTTCATCCGGGGAACTGAGGCGGATGCGAAAGAGCGATTGGCAAAGTCGGAAGCGTTAGCGAAACAGTACGAAACTGAACTCGCGGAATCGCGTCGGGCTTACCAACAAACGATCGCGAAAGCACAAGCCGAAGCGAACCAGATCGCAGCCCAGAAAATTGCAGCGGCACAACAAGAAGCACAACAACAGCGGGAACAAACTCAGAAGGAGTTAGACCAGCAAAAACAAGAAGCTCTGAGCACCTTGGAGCAACAAGTTGAAGCATTAAGCCGCGAAATTCTAGATAAATTATTAGCTGGAGTTTAA
- a CDS encoding ATP synthase protein I (similar to AA sequence:cyanobase_aa:LBDG_17190) yields MEEMIQTGTEKPEPSASMDDYYRLQNELLITTIVLTGLIFFPVWYFYSLSTALNYLIGACTGVVYLKLLARNVERLGTEKQQISKTHLAVFAGVIIVATQVKQLHVLPVFLGFLTYKGTLLVYTLRTLFTPDQTQS; encoded by the coding sequence ATGGAAGAAATGATCCAAACTGGTACAGAAAAACCAGAGCCGAGTGCCTCAATGGACGACTATTATCGACTCCAAAACGAGTTGTTAATTACGACCATCGTACTCACCGGATTGATCTTCTTTCCCGTCTGGTATTTCTATTCGCTAAGCACTGCTCTGAATTATTTAATTGGAGCGTGTACAGGTGTGGTTTACTTAAAGTTATTGGCACGAAACGTAGAACGCCTCGGTACCGAGAAACAACAGATCAGCAAAACACATTTAGCCGTATTTGCCGGAGTCATTATTGTCGCCACGCAAGTCAAGCAACTTCATGTGCTTCCTGTTTTTCTGGGATTTCTCACGTACAAAGGAACGCTACTCGTGTACACTTTGCGGACTCTATTCACGCCTGATCAAACTCAGAGTTAA
- a CDS encoding ATP synthase subunit alpha (similar to AA sequence:cyanobase_aa:LBDG_17130), which translates to MAAIRPDEISNIIRQQIETYDQGVKVANVGTVLQVGDGIARIYGLEKCMSGELVQFEDGSVGMALNLEEDNVGAVLMSDGRSIQEGSSVTSTGRIAQIPVGEAMIGRVVDALARPLDGKGDINTTETRLIESMAPGIIARKSVCEPMQTGITAIDSMIPIGRGQRELIIGDRQTGKTSVAVDTILNQAGEDVICVYVAIGQKASTVANIVQVLQDRGAMEYTIVVAANANDPATLQYFAPYTGAALAEYFMYKGKATLVIYDDLSKQAQAYRQMSLLLRRPPGREAYPGDVFYVHSRLLERAAKLSDELGGGSMTALPIIETQAGDVSAYIPTNVISITDGQIFLSSDLFNAGLRPAVNAGISVSRVGSAAQTKAMKKVAGKVKLELAQFAELEAFAQFASDLDKATQNQLARGVRLREILKQPQYSPLSVAEQVAVIYAGINGYLDDIPVEKVTTFVKSLRDYLKTGKPKYVEIVQGQKALSDEAEGLLKEAITETKQTMMAAA; encoded by the coding sequence ATGGCAGCAATCAGACCAGACGAAATTAGCAATATTATTCGCCAACAGATCGAAACCTACGATCAAGGCGTGAAAGTCGCAAACGTCGGAACCGTTCTTCAAGTCGGTGACGGCATTGCCCGGATCTACGGCTTGGAAAAGTGTATGTCCGGTGAACTGGTGCAGTTTGAAGATGGTTCCGTCGGGATGGCGTTGAACCTGGAAGAAGATAACGTCGGTGCAGTATTGATGTCTGACGGTCGCAGCATCCAAGAAGGAAGCTCCGTGACTTCAACCGGGCGAATTGCTCAAATCCCCGTAGGTGAGGCGATGATTGGTCGCGTGGTTGATGCTTTGGCGCGTCCTTTAGATGGAAAAGGCGACATCAACACGACCGAAACTCGCTTGATCGAGTCGATGGCTCCCGGTATCATTGCGCGGAAATCCGTGTGTGAACCGATGCAAACCGGAATTACCGCGATCGATTCAATGATTCCGATCGGTCGGGGTCAGCGTGAGTTAATCATCGGAGACCGCCAAACCGGAAAGACCTCGGTTGCAGTAGACACGATTCTGAACCAAGCAGGTGAAGATGTGATCTGTGTGTATGTTGCGATCGGTCAAAAAGCTTCGACCGTGGCGAACATTGTTCAAGTGCTGCAAGATCGGGGCGCGATGGAATATACGATCGTCGTTGCTGCAAACGCAAACGATCCAGCAACTCTGCAATACTTCGCACCTTACACGGGTGCAGCTTTAGCTGAGTACTTCATGTACAAAGGCAAAGCAACCTTGGTCATCTACGATGACTTGTCCAAGCAAGCTCAGGCTTACCGTCAAATGTCGCTCTTGCTGCGCCGTCCGCCGGGACGTGAAGCTTATCCGGGAGATGTGTTCTACGTTCACTCCCGCTTGCTCGAACGTGCTGCGAAACTCAGTGATGAATTGGGTGGCGGTAGCATGACCGCATTGCCGATCATCGAAACTCAAGCGGGTGACGTTTCGGCATACATTCCGACCAACGTAATTTCGATTACCGATGGTCAGATCTTCTTGTCGTCTGACTTGTTCAACGCGGGTCTGCGTCCGGCTGTGAACGCGGGTATTTCGGTATCCCGTGTGGGTTCGGCTGCTCAAACCAAAGCGATGAAGAAAGTTGCGGGTAAGGTGAAACTGGAGCTTGCACAGTTTGCCGAATTGGAAGCATTTGCACAGTTCGCATCTGACTTGGATAAAGCGACTCAGAACCAGTTGGCGCGTGGTGTGCGTTTGCGTGAAATTCTGAAGCAGCCGCAATACTCGCCTCTGTCTGTTGCTGAGCAAGTTGCTGTGATCTACGCGGGTATCAACGGATATTTGGATGATATCCCGGTCGAGAAAGTGACGACCTTTGTGAAGAGCTTGCGTGACTATCTGAAGACGGGTAAGCCGAAGTATGTTGAAATCGTTCAAGGTCAAAAGGCATTGAGTGACGAAGCTGAAGGTCTGCTCAAGGAAGCGATTACCGAGACGAAGCAAACCATGATGGCGGCTGCCTAA
- a CDS encoding cyclic nucleotide-binding domain-containing protein (similar to AA sequence:cyanobase_aa:LBDG_17670) has translation MDVLERAEWLRKWTVFSSLSPEALTAIAQHIQEQSIQENRRIGLEDTQPEALYILYDGHLESYRTSKTTVAKVTSLIPGAIVYLKELLLDRVAEETTITLNDCIVWAIPRTEFLAIAQQFPEIAQSVSQQLALQLEQVASELAYERERQIALRPYLVPKVKRGIVGTSRYAVRLRQDIKKASSDRGSVLIFGEPGLEKDNTGALIHFGSRDRKEPLIKVNCNTLQPVELFGRLDKPGLLDWLGRGTLMLNNLEDISPEFEEKLVQLLKTGKFTPIARAGEPEPAERSYEARILMTSEKVLPRLEKCKLIAHVIKVPPLRVRKSDIAIQAEYYLSLISRSRGLAKPKITPEAMRRLQGYDFPGNHVELESLLGRAIQQAECSELTEEVFWSTGDKNRRFRINLLNAYPKLRQFLRSPWWTDRLNYGFTLGVFAVVVTVLMIAPQTRDRNFALNFFWAWWWMFILISFPFVGRLWCAVCPFMIYGELAQKISLWLYPRKLQPWARQSAEKWGGWFLFGMFSLILLWEELWNLENSAYLSGCLLLLITAGAVIFSLLFERRFWCRYLCPIGGMNGLFAKLSMIELRAQQGICSASCTTYQCYKGGPQKGEGMETGGCPVYSHPAQLQDNRDCVLCMTCLKACPHRSVELNLRPPGIELWTTHNPSYPEVCLMFLLFGAVFLHRLPEIEQLLGINLHLDRFLNHTIVSILALLFPGIVALLFHQILRLFNSRSRSFLELAYGYLPLVLGVSLAHYLHLGLTEAGRILPVTVATFGGSPELMATLPIAVAHPAVIDFLQASTIVVTFWLSVLLTQKIARQPIRNLIPQHLALAILGSVLWRLIVTAKGLPA, from the coding sequence ATGGACGTTTTAGAGCGGGCGGAATGGTTGCGGAAATGGACGGTGTTTTCGAGCTTGTCACCAGAAGCCTTAACTGCGATCGCGCAACACATCCAAGAGCAATCCATCCAAGAGAATCGACGAATCGGATTGGAAGATACTCAACCCGAAGCGCTCTACATTCTCTACGATGGGCATTTAGAGAGCTACCGCACGAGTAAAACAACTGTAGCGAAAGTTACGAGTCTGATTCCTGGTGCGATCGTGTATCTCAAGGAATTATTGCTCGATCGAGTCGCAGAAGAAACGACGATTACGCTGAATGATTGTATCGTCTGGGCAATTCCGAGAACTGAATTTTTAGCGATCGCTCAACAGTTTCCAGAGATTGCTCAAAGTGTTTCCCAACAGCTTGCACTCCAATTAGAACAAGTTGCCTCCGAACTAGCTTATGAGCGAGAACGACAGATTGCCTTGCGTCCGTATCTTGTCCCAAAAGTAAAACGTGGAATCGTTGGAACCAGCCGATACGCGGTTCGATTGCGGCAAGACATTAAGAAAGCTTCGAGCGATCGCGGTTCAGTTCTTATCTTTGGAGAACCAGGATTAGAAAAAGATAACACTGGAGCATTAATTCACTTTGGATCACGCGATCGCAAGGAACCTTTGATCAAAGTGAATTGCAATACTTTACAGCCTGTGGAATTATTTGGGCGATTGGATAAACCTGGCTTGCTCGATTGGCTTGGTCGCGGAACTTTAATGCTGAACAATCTCGAAGACATTTCCCCAGAGTTTGAAGAGAAGCTAGTTCAACTCTTAAAGACCGGGAAATTTACCCCGATCGCACGTGCAGGAGAACCAGAGCCAGCAGAGCGATCGTATGAAGCTCGAATTCTCATGACTTCTGAAAAGGTTCTACCCAGACTAGAGAAATGTAAGCTCATTGCTCATGTGATCAAAGTGCCACCGTTGCGCGTCAGAAAATCGGACATTGCAATTCAGGCAGAATACTATCTGAGTTTGATTTCTCGATCGCGTGGGCTTGCTAAACCGAAGATTACTCCCGAAGCGATGCGAAGACTTCAGGGCTATGACTTTCCCGGCAACCATGTAGAACTCGAAAGCCTTCTTGGACGAGCGATTCAACAAGCCGAATGTTCAGAACTGACTGAAGAGGTCTTTTGGTCAACTGGCGATAAAAACCGTCGATTCCGCATCAATTTGCTTAATGCTTATCCAAAGTTGCGACAGTTCCTTAGAAGTCCTTGGTGGACCGATCGACTGAACTATGGATTTACTCTAGGTGTGTTTGCAGTCGTGGTTACGGTATTGATGATTGCACCTCAAACCCGCGATCGTAACTTTGCGCTCAATTTCTTTTGGGCTTGGTGGTGGATGTTCATCCTAATCTCATTCCCATTCGTGGGACGGCTTTGGTGTGCAGTCTGTCCCTTCATGATTTACGGTGAGCTTGCACAAAAGATCTCACTCTGGCTCTATCCGCGTAAGTTACAACCTTGGGCAAGACAATCTGCCGAAAAGTGGGGCGGATGGTTCCTCTTCGGCATGTTCTCACTAATTTTGTTATGGGAAGAACTTTGGAACTTAGAAAATTCAGCCTATCTATCTGGTTGTTTATTGTTGCTAATCACTGCTGGAGCCGTAATTTTTTCCTTACTATTTGAGCGACGATTTTGGTGTCGATATCTTTGTCCGATCGGCGGCATGAATGGTTTATTTGCCAAACTCTCGATGATTGAACTCCGGGCACAGCAAGGAATCTGTTCAGCATCTTGTACCACTTATCAATGCTATAAAGGCGGACCACAAAAAGGGGAAGGAATGGAAACGGGTGGCTGTCCAGTCTACTCACATCCTGCACAACTTCAGGACAATCGTGACTGTGTGTTGTGCATGACTTGTCTCAAAGCTTGTCCCCATCGATCGGTCGAACTGAATCTTCGTCCTCCAGGAATTGAACTTTGGACAACACACAATCCAAGCTATCCCGAAGTTTGCCTGATGTTCTTATTGTTTGGAGCCGTGTTTTTACATCGACTTCCAGAGATTGAACAACTACTGGGTATCAATCTGCATCTCGATCGCTTTCTCAATCACACGATCGTGTCAATCCTCGCATTGCTATTTCCTGGAATCGTTGCACTGTTATTCCATCAAATCCTGCGACTGTTCAATTCTCGATCGCGTTCTTTTCTCGAACTTGCCTACGGCTATCTTCCACTCGTTCTGGGTGTGAGTCTCGCTCATTATCTACATTTAGGACTCACCGAAGCGGGACGAATTTTACCTGTAACAGTCGCGACCTTTGGAGGCAGTCCGGAACTGATGGCAACTTTACCGATCGCAGTGGCTCATCCCGCTGTCATTGACTTTCTCCAGGCTTCCACAATTGTTGTAACGTTCTGGCTCAGCGTACTTCTCACACAAAAAATCGCACGTCAACCGATTCGCAACCTAATTCCGCAACATCTAGCACTGGCAATTCTTGGATCAGTATTGTGGAGATTAATTGTCACAGCCAAAGGACTGCCAGCTTGA
- a CDS encoding ATP synthase F1, delta subunit (similar to AA sequence:cyanobase_aa:LBDG_17140), with protein MADNILRSEVLDPYAQALMSLGNSNDLTDRFAEDVGNILDTLDGSQELKDFIANPLAKSDLKREVLSQVFGDAVHPFMRNFIMLLVDRRRVMFLEGICQQYQRLYRKLKQAVLAEVTSTVELNDDQKNAIRNKVIAMTNANSVDIETKIDPELIGGVIIKVGSQVIDASLRGQLRRITLRLTSSI; from the coding sequence ATGGCAGACAATATTTTAAGGTCAGAAGTTTTAGACCCTTATGCTCAGGCGTTGATGTCTTTGGGAAACTCGAATGATTTGACTGATCGATTTGCTGAAGATGTCGGCAACATTCTTGATACGTTGGACGGTTCGCAAGAATTGAAGGACTTTATCGCGAACCCCTTAGCAAAGAGCGATCTCAAGCGAGAAGTTTTGTCTCAGGTGTTTGGTGATGCAGTGCATCCGTTCATGCGGAATTTCATCATGCTGCTTGTCGATCGTCGTCGCGTGATGTTTCTCGAAGGCATTTGTCAGCAGTATCAAAGGCTCTACCGGAAGCTGAAGCAAGCAGTTCTAGCGGAAGTCACTTCAACGGTCGAACTGAACGACGATCAGAAGAATGCGATTCGCAACAAAGTGATCGCAATGACCAACGCCAACTCAGTCGATATCGAAACTAAGATCGATCCAGAGCTAATTGGTGGTGTGATCATCAAAGTCGGTTCACAAGTCATTGATGCGAGTCTGCGCGGTCAATTGCGGCGGATTACGCTACGCTTGACCAGTTCAATTTAG
- a CDS encoding unknown protein (similar to AA sequence:cyanobase_aa:asr1857), with protein sequence MLKVLKATYRDGDLILQEKLGSEWEGKTVNVVIEIQDFNESKDQQTRVEQFLEKWQQHPGTEVTEDYKFDRDEIYDR encoded by the coding sequence ATGCTAAAAGTCTTAAAAGCAACTTATCGAGATGGCGATCTGATTCTGCAAGAAAAACTGGGATCAGAATGGGAAGGAAAAACGGTTAATGTTGTGATCGAAATTCAAGATTTCAACGAGAGCAAAGATCAGCAAACCAGAGTCGAGCAATTTCTTGAGAAATGGCAACAGCATCCTGGAACTGAAGTGACCGAAGATTACAAGTTCGATCGCGACGAGATTTATGACCGCTAG
- a CDS encoding resolvase RNAse H domain protein fold protein (similar to AA sequence:cyanobase_aa:LBDG_08460), which yields MAEQPVILGFDPGRQKCGLAVMGVDRRVYYHEVISAETAIASIQSLRDRFPVSLLVMGDQTSSKEWKRRLEEELTDLRVVTVDERNSSLEARDRFWLMYPPKGLNKLIPEGMRTPPRPIDDIVAILLIERYLERLVS from the coding sequence ATGGCGGAACAGCCCGTGATTTTAGGGTTCGATCCAGGGCGGCAAAAATGCGGTCTAGCAGTCATGGGAGTCGATCGACGAGTCTACTATCACGAGGTGATTAGTGCAGAGACGGCGATCGCTTCGATTCAATCTTTGCGCGATCGCTTTCCGGTTTCGCTCTTAGTGATGGGCGATCAAACTTCCTCAAAGGAATGGAAACGACGATTAGAAGAGGAATTGACAGATTTGCGAGTTGTCACAGTCGATGAGCGCAATAGTTCACTAGAGGCACGCGATCGATTTTGGCTAATGTATCCGCCCAAAGGATTAAACAAACTGATTCCTGAAGGAATGCGAACGCCGCCGAGACCGATCGATGATATTGTGGCGATTTTGTTAATCGAACGATACTTAGAACGTTTGGTGAGTTAA
- a CDS encoding hypothetical protein (protein of unknown function UPF0150;~similar to AA sequence:cyanobase_aa:PCC7424_4651), giving the protein MNSRAFTVIVYKEDDMYIAECPEVGTVDQGETIEQAIAGLEKATRLYLEEFSRF; this is encoded by the coding sequence ATGAACAGCCGCGCCTTTACAGTCATTGTTTATAAAGAAGACGATATGTACATCGCTGAATGTCCAGAGGTGGGCACTGTCGATCAGGGTGAAACCATTGAACAAGCGATCGCAGGTCTGGAAAAAGCAACCCGACTTTACTTAGAAGAATTTTCTCGCTTTTGA
- a CDS encoding ATP synthase CF0 C subunit (similar to AA sequence:cyanobase_aa:LBDG_17170): MNPTVAAASVIAAALAIGLAAIGPGIGQGNASGEAVAGIARQPEAEGKIRGTLLLTLAFMESLTIYGLVIALVLLFANPFA, translated from the coding sequence ATGAATCCTACCGTTGCTGCTGCTTCTGTGATCGCTGCTGCTCTTGCGATCGGTCTTGCTGCAATTGGACCTGGTATCGGTCAAGGTAACGCTTCGGGAGAAGCTGTTGCAGGGATCGCTCGTCAGCCTGAAGCAGAAGGAAAAATCCGGGGTACCTTGCTGTTGACCCTCGCGTTCATGGAATCGCTGACCATCTACGGTCTTGTGATCGCGCTGGTGTTGCTGTTTGCAAACCCGTTCGCATAA
- a CDS encoding hypothetical protein (similar to AA sequence:cyanobase_aa:MAE47160), which translates to MRILLDECAPRPLKRELADYEIRTVTEMGWAGKKNGELLRLMSQEGFTILLTTDQNLRYQQNLQQAGVAVVVLVAPSNKLSDLLPLIPDARNVLNTINPGEVIEVRCS; encoded by the coding sequence ATGCGAATCCTGCTTGATGAATGTGCACCAAGACCGTTAAAGCGCGAACTCGCTGATTATGAGATCCGCACAGTGACAGAGATGGGATGGGCAGGAAAAAAGAATGGTGAATTGCTCAGGCTGATGAGTCAGGAGGGCTTCACGATTCTGCTGACAACTGATCAGAACTTGCGTTATCAGCAAAATTTACAGCAAGCTGGTGTAGCAGTCGTTGTTCTTGTCGCACCTAGTAACAAGCTTTCTGATTTACTTCCGCTGATACCCGATGCTCGTAATGTCTTGAATACGATTAATCCAGGAGAAGTAATCGAAGTTAGATGCTCTTAA
- a CDS encoding hypothetical protein (similar to AA sequence:cyanobase_aa:MAE47150) — MASSRIVHSDPDILGGTPVFVGTRVPVKTLLDYLEAGDSLEVFLDHFPSVSREQAIAALELAKEMLTAYANPA; from the coding sequence ATGGCATCATCCCGCATCGTTCATAGCGACCCTGACATTCTCGGCGGAACTCCGGTTTTTGTTGGAACTCGTGTTCCAGTCAAGACGCTTTTGGATTATCTAGAGGCGGGGGATTCATTAGAAGTTTTTCTCGACCATTTTCCAAGTGTCAGTCGAGAACAAGCGATCGCAGCGCTTGAATTAGCCAAGGAAATGTTGACAGCGTATGCGAATCCTGCTTGA
- a CDS encoding F0F1 ATP synthase subunit A (similar to AA sequence:cyanobase_aa:LBDG_17180), whose amino-acid sequence MLNFLDAPNVLPIANLEVGHHLYWEIGNLKIHGQVFIVSWIVIGLLVGASVLATRNPQRIPKGIQNLMEYALEYVRELTKNQLGEKEYRPWVPFIGTLFLFIFASNWSGALVPWKLIKLPEGELAAPTNDINTTVALALLVSLAYFYAGFNKKGLGYFAKYVQPTPVLLPIAILEDFTKPLSLSFRLFGNILADELVVGVLVLLVPLFVPLPVMLLGLFTSAIQALVFATLAGAYIHEALEGHGEEEHAP is encoded by the coding sequence ATGCTAAATTTCCTCGACGCTCCCAACGTTTTACCGATCGCCAACCTAGAGGTGGGTCATCATCTCTACTGGGAAATCGGCAATCTAAAGATTCATGGGCAGGTTTTTATTGTCTCTTGGATCGTGATCGGGCTGCTAGTCGGTGCTTCGGTACTGGCAACTCGCAACCCGCAACGCATTCCAAAAGGCATTCAGAACCTAATGGAGTACGCGCTGGAGTATGTGCGGGAGTTGACCAAAAACCAGCTTGGCGAAAAAGAGTACCGTCCCTGGGTTCCCTTCATTGGCACCCTGTTTCTGTTCATCTTTGCCTCGAACTGGTCGGGCGCACTCGTCCCCTGGAAGTTGATTAAGCTCCCAGAAGGCGAACTCGCTGCCCCAACGAACGACATCAACACCACTGTTGCTTTGGCGCTCTTAGTGTCGCTCGCATACTTCTACGCAGGCTTCAACAAGAAAGGACTGGGCTACTTTGCGAAGTACGTTCAGCCGACTCCGGTTCTCCTGCCCATTGCGATTCTAGAGGACTTCACCAAGCCGCTTTCCCTCAGCTTCCGACTTTTTGGTAACATTTTGGCGGATGAGTTGGTGGTCGGTGTATTGGTGCTTCTAGTACCGCTGTTTGTGCCACTGCCTGTGATGCTGCTGGGATTATTCACCAGTGCAATTCAGGCGCTCGTGTTTGCAACGCTTGCGGGTGCTTATATCCATGAAGCACTCGAAGGTCATGGCGAAGAAGAACACGCGCCGTAG